A single genomic interval of Aedes aegypti strain LVP_AGWG chromosome 1, AaegL5.0 Primary Assembly, whole genome shotgun sequence harbors:
- the LOC5577643 gene encoding larval cuticle protein LCP-17, whose translation MKFLIAFAVLLAVASARPDVMVKNQELDIGPDGTFKHNYEHDDGTAARAEGNANNVNGFYRYRTPEGENVEISYVADALGYHPQGAHVPAQLTKVLSYIRSNYKL comes from the exons atgaaattcttG aTCGCTTTCGCAGTGCTGCTGGCCGTTGCTTCGGCTCGTCCGGATGTGATGGTGAAGAACCAGGAGTTGGACATCGGGCCCGATGGCACGTTCAAGCACAACTATGAACACGATGACGGAACTGCGGCCCGCGCCGAAGGCAATGCCAACAATGTCAACGGATTCTACCGCTACAGGACTCCGGAAGGCGAAAACGTCGAGATCAGCTACGTGGCCGATGCCCTTGGCTATCATCCGCAGGGAGCTCACGTTCCCGCTCAGCTGACTAAAGTGTTGAGCTACAT